GTACAAAAGTTTAGCTTCTTTGGCACTACACTTCGGAGTCTTACTTGGGACCACGTTGTCGAAGCGGACAAAGTCAATGCACCATGAGTTGCTTCGTTCATCGTATTCTTCAATCTTGGCAAACCTGTGACCCCAGAGAATCTCAGAAGCTGAGTACGAGGTCCGTGACTGTACCAGCTCTCCTGTTGTCTCGATAGTCCCTTCCAGGAAGAAGACAATTTCGAACTTGTCCAGAAACAAGTCCTCGGGTCTGACACTCCACAACGGGCTGTCTTCAGTGATCCTGTGAGACAGCACCATGGGCCAAATGAGGAAGATTTTGTCTTTAATGCCGTGCGATTTAAGCTCGATATTGTGCTGGAACAAAGGATACACGTACTTCTCTTTGCATATGTGCTTCTGGACAACCATTCCATACACACTAGCGTCGATGAGATGGGTCTTACTTCTGATATCGCCCACACGCACCTGGAGACACATCACCCCGTCTTCCTGACAGACGCATACGCTTCTGCTGAACATGATTGTCTGGCATCTGTTCTTCGGCCGGGCAATCTTCACAAACACCATGCCGAGTATGACGGCCTCCAGGAGGACGCCAAGGGTCATTTGCAAGAACACGAGGGGAATGTTGGCGACCCCACACTCTGGGGACGGGTACAGCGTTCCATACCCAACTGTCGACTGGGTTTCGATTGAAAATAAGAGACTGTCCCAGAAAGACGtgactttcataaaacatgGCACCCACTGTGGGTTGTGGAGGTTATGGAAATCACCGTGCACGTACCCTAACAGCCAGTATAGAATGGCAAACGTTAGATATGACGCTAGGAAACCGCCAAACAGAACTAAGAATGCATACCGCCATTTTAGATCAAGTAAGCTATTGTATAAGTCTTTCACATAATGTAGTCCCTTATTTTTGATGCCTCTGTAAGCAACGTTGCTCTTCCCTTCCTTCCGCACCAACGACCGTCGTGGTTGGTACCTCCTCTTCACCCTCTTTCCTGGCGAAGACGACGACGTAGACGGGCGCAGTTTTTCAA
The window above is part of the Haliotis asinina isolate JCU_RB_2024 chromosome 1, JCU_Hal_asi_v2, whole genome shotgun sequence genome. Proteins encoded here:
- the LOC137282103 gene encoding ATP-sensitive inward rectifier potassium channel 11-like translates to MATNDNLHMFQDHPRWEEYKFEKLRPSTSSSSPGKRVKRRYQPRRSLVRKEGKSNVAYRGIKNKGLHYVKDLYNSLLDLKWRYAFLVLFGGFLASYLTFAILYWLLGYVHGDFHNLHNPQWVPCFMKVTSFWDSLLFSIETQSTVGYGTLYPSPECGVANIPLVFLQMTLGVLLEAVILGMVFVKIARPKNRCQTIMFSRSVCVCQEDGVMCLQVRVGDIRSKTHLIDASVYGMVVQKHICKEKYVYPLFQHNIELKSHGIKDKIFLIWPMVLSHRITEDSPLWSVRPEDLFLDKFEIVFFLEGTIETTGELVQSRTSYSASEILWGHRFAKIEEYDERSNSWCIDFVRFDNVVPSKTPKCSAKEAKLLYKGTGIFKNLEKGDSGKRRAQSETDDIDSISVASIDSYGTASESHSDDNDCDKTRRQSTASL